One Pyrococcus furiosus DSM 3638 genomic window, TTATCCCTCTGTCAATAACTCTTGCAAGTTCAATTGCCCTTTCATCAGGAGGCCCAGGCTCAAATGTTGGAGAGGCAAGAGGTACTAGCTCCACGTTAGTTGTCATGACACCCATGTTTGGGGTATCTGGGAAAGGCTCTCCGAGCGTTGCCTTTATCCCAACTAAAACTTGAGTATTTCCAAGTTTCACAAGTGCGGATCCTTCTGCCTTCTCTATTACTCCAACTTCAACTTCTATAGGCCTATAATCTTCAAATCCTCTATCATCAATTCTTTTTTTCTCTTTAAGGAGATTTAGAATATAATCCCTCATTATTCCAGCAACAATCTCGTCATTGCTCACTTCCCTCAACCTCCTGGGCTATTTTAAGGTATTTTTCTTTAAGAGCTTCCCTCTGTTTTTGATAAACAGCCTTTGCTCCCTTTATTGCTAATTTTACTGCTTCTATGAACTCTTCCTTTGTTAGATAACCGTCCATCTGAAGAAGGGTTATGTCATTCTTTATAGGCATAATAGCTACTGGTACATCTGCCTCACCGTAGTTATCTTCTTCCTTATTTAGATCAAGCACTATTTCTCCCTCAATTTTTCCAGCACTACACGCTGCAACGAGATCTCTCATTGGTATCCCCGCATCAGCGAGTGCAAGAGATGCTGCAGTTATTCCTGCAACTCTAGTTCCAGCATCAGCCTGAAGAACTTCTATAAACACATCGATTGCAGTTCTTGGAAACATTTCAAGAATTAATGCAGGTTCAAGAGCTCCTCTGATTACCTTGCTTATCTCAATACTTCTTCTGTCCGGACCTGGCTTTTTCCTTTCTTCTACGCTAAAAGGAGCCATATTGTATCTAACTCTTAGTATGGCCCTATCAGGTCTTTGAAGATGCTTCGGATGAATTTCTCTAGGCCCATAAACAGCGGCAATTATCTTATTTTTTCCCCACTCAATGTATGCAGACCCATTTGCATTCTTTAAGACACCGACTTTCATTTTAATAGGCCTGAGCTCATACTTTTTTCTACCATCAAGCCTTCTACCATTCTCATCAATTAGTTTAAGGCCCTCTGGCTTCAACATCATTTTCCATCACCGTTTCTTCCTGTGTTTCCTCCTCTAGGGAGGGAATTTCTTCTATAACTCCCCGTTCCTTTAATTCTTGCAATTTTGAAAGAAGCATATTTTTTATTCTATCAGTCAACCCTCTTGTGTGGCTTTCTCGCTCTATCTTGAGTATTGCCTCTATGGCGAGCTTCTCTAGCTCAGGATTTTTACTACTTATCCAAATCCAGCCGTTTTGGCCAACTATAATTCTGCTCTGAGTTAGCTTTTTGATCATATTAATCATTGATCCTCCCTTTCCTATTACTCTTGGAACCTTTGATGATGTAATCTTGATTATTTGTCCTCCCCTAAGAGGCCCCCCATTAAATGGCATGCCCTTTGTCGTTAGCTCTATGTTATTGACCTCATTAATTCCCTTTACCTTGGCGTAAATAATATCCCCTATATCAAAGAATTTCCTTAGATCTGTCCTCAGGAGGTCTATTTTTTCATCTGTATAGTCCTGAATTTTCAAAGTTGCAGAATAGGGAGAACCTATGTCAACGGTCCAGCTTGAGAATTTAACGTCGACAATTTTCCCAAGTACATTATCCCCAACTTCAGGTATATAGGGCCCCTCTAAGGGGATAACTCTGATTGTGTTTCCCTTTATGTCTACAAGTCCTATTACCGTTGAGTATATCCTTGAACCTTCTTTGAAAGTTCCTCTCCCATTTTTATAAGGCCCTTGGGCCAATAGCGTTCCAGGTACTACTAATTCTCTATTTTGAACAAAAATTCTCCTCATAACCCCTTCCTCTCTATTAGTTTAGTTTGAGCACTGCTCTTTGTAAGGGCATTTAGCTTCTCGTAAAACTCCTCCTCAACTCCACCTGGGATTTCAATTAAGAACATCCAAGAACCATCACTGCCCCACTCCTCCTTCTTAATTGTTCCAAACTTTCTTACTTCACCATAGGCTTTACCCACGTACTCCCCTGGGATCTTAACTGCTATTACCTTTGTCTCAATTCTAAGCGGGAGAACTTGTCGAATTGCTTTTATAACATCTTGAACTTGGGCTTCCGCATCTTTGAATATATCCACTCTCACTCCCACTTCTTCCATAGCCCTAAGAATTCTCTCTACTGGATGTGGATATCCAGTTCTTGGATCTACTGCATTTCTATGAATTATAGTAGCTATTTGCCTCTTCTTTTCCTCAAGCATCTCTCTTCTCTGTTGAGCAGTGAGCTGGATTTCCCCTTTTCTTAAAATTATCTTAGCTACTTCATAAGGATCACTTGTTCCAAAAATTTTCTCCATTTCATGCTCACTAGCTTTATCGCCCTTGTGAGCATCCTTAAACACATATGGAGTTGCTAAAATTTCTTCTA contains:
- the rrp41 gene encoding exosome complex exonuclease Rrp41, which translates into the protein MMLKPEGLKLIDENGRRLDGRKKYELRPIKMKVGVLKNANGSAYIEWGKNKIIAAVYGPREIHPKHLQRPDRAILRVRYNMAPFSVEERKKPGPDRRSIEISKVIRGALEPALILEMFPRTAIDVFIEVLQADAGTRVAGITAASLALADAGIPMRDLVAACSAGKIEGEIVLDLNKEEDNYGEADVPVAIMPIKNDITLLQMDGYLTKEEFIEAVKLAIKGAKAVYQKQREALKEKYLKIAQEVEGSEQ
- a CDS encoding ribosome assembly factor SBDS; its protein translation is MPISVDKAVIARLKIHGEVFEILVDPYLARDFREGKDVPIEEILATPYVFKDAHKGDKASEHEMEKIFGTSDPYEVAKIILRKGEIQLTAQQRREMLEEKKRQIATIIHRNAVDPRTGYPHPVERILRAMEEVGVRVDIFKDAEAQVQDVIKAIRQVLPLRIETKVIAVKIPGEYVGKAYGEVRKFGTIKKEEWGSDGSWMFLIEIPGGVEEEFYEKLNALTKSSAQTKLIERKGL
- the rrp4 gene encoding exosome complex RNA-binding protein Rrp4, producing the protein MRRIFVQNRELVVPGTLLAQGPYKNGRGTFKEGSRIYSTVIGLVDIKGNTIRVIPLEGPYIPEVGDNVLGKIVDVKFSSWTVDIGSPYSATLKIQDYTDEKIDLLRTDLRKFFDIGDIIYAKVKGINEVNNIELTTKGMPFNGGPLRGGQIIKITSSKVPRVIGKGGSMINMIKKLTQSRIIVGQNGWIWISSKNPELEKLAIEAILKIERESHTRGLTDRIKNMLLSKLQELKERGVIEEIPSLEEETQEETVMENDVEARGP